The Gemmatimonadales bacterium region TCACTCCGGCGTGCGGGGGCGTGGCGGACAATCCTACCCGATTCCTCTATGATGTGGCAATCGGGTCGGATGGTTGCGCGACGCCGTCGAAACCTCCCTGGCGCGCGCCTCGTAGGTGTGCCATCCCACTCGAGGACCAGCCGATGGACGCTACCCCCCGGGCGCGGCTCGTCACCGCACGCTCGATGCTCGCTGCAGCGCTCCTGGTCGCAGCCGCGCCGCTTCCGGCGCAGGCGCCGCCTCTCCGGGTCGAACCGTACACGGTACGGAGCTACGACGGCCGATCCGAGCAGGCGGAGCTGGGGAAACTGACCGTGCCGGAGTCACGCGGGCGCCCGGGCGCCGCGACGGTCACGCTGGCCTTTCTGCGCCTCAAGAGCACGTCGTCCACGCCCGCCTCGCCGATTGTCTTCCTGATGGGCGGGCCGGGCATCCCCGCCACCGTGATGGCCCCGATCCCCCCGTACTTCGAGTTGTTCGAGCGCCTGCGCGCCACGGCCGACGTGATCCTGGTCGATCAGAGGGGCAACGGCCGCTCATCTCCGTCGCTCGATTGCCCGGCCCCGCTCTCGCCGCCCGATGCCGACCTGCTGACGTCGCGCGCCGCCCTGGTGGAGGCGTACCGGCGCGCGTACGTCGCGTGCGCCGCGTACTGGCGAGGGCGGGGCGTGGAGCCGCGCGACTTCGGTCTGAATGCGAGTGCCGACGATCTTGACGATCTGCGCCGAGCCCTCGGCGCGGAGCGGCTGAGTCTGCTCGCGTTCAGTTACGGCACGCGCCTCGCGCTGGACTACGCGCGCCGCCACCCGAGCAGGCTGGATCACATGGTGCTGCAGGGACCGGAGACCCCGGATCTCCGGTATCGCTCACCGGCGCAGCTGGACGCCCTGTTCGGCAGGCTGGCGGATTTCGCGGCCGCGGACAGCGCCAGCGCGCCCTTCTCGACCGATCTTCGCGGCCGCCTCGCGGCGTTGCTCGCCGCGCTGGCGCGCGTGCCCGACACGGTGCGGGTCCGCTCGCCCGGCGGCGACAGCGTGAATCTGGCCGTCGGCCCAGAGGGGCTGGCGGCGATCGTCGCGGAGCACGAGGCCGATCCGCGGTTGCCGGCGCTCGTCGCGACGCTCGAGCGTGGTGACACCCGGCTGCTGGCGCAGAGGGCGGCGGCGATCTACGCCGGCGTCGCGTCGGGCGGCGGCTCGCTGATGGCGCGCGCCGCCGAGTGCTCGACGCCGGCCTCCGACGCGCGCGTCGCGGCCGTCGCGCACGAGGCCGCCGGAAGCCTCCTCGGCGTGCCCTATGACGACGGCGTGGTGATCCGGGCGTTCTGCTCTTCCCTCGGCATGGCGGGGCGCCCGTGGCGTGACGCGGGGCCGGGCCCGCGCGCCTTCCGCGGGCCCGCGCTCGTCATCGTGGGCGACCTTGACACGCAGACGCCGATGAGCAACGCCGCCGTCGTCGCCCGTGCCTTGCCCGGAAGCGCAACGCTGGTGGTAGCGAACGGAAAGCACGAGTTGCTGACGCAGAGCGTGGTGCAGGACGCGGTCGCGGACTTCTTCGCGGGCCATGACGCGAGCGGGCGCCGTCTGCGCGTGGACCCGCCCCGGTTCCTTTCAATTCAGGAGGCGCTACAGCCGCCGCGCAGGCCGGGGTCCTGAGCGGGCTTGGCTTCCTCAGATCACTCGAACGGCTGGGAGAAGGTGATCCGGTTGCCTTCGAGGTCCAGCACCCGGAAGTCGCGCAGGCCCCAGGGACGGCTCACCGGCTCGCCCAGCACCTTCGCGCCGCGGGCCACCAGCTCGGCGTAGAGCGCGTCGGCGTCCCGCACGTAGACTCCGCACGAGCCGATGCCCGTGTGGTGGTCGCCGCGCTCGATCAGCAGCAGGGTCACGTCGTCGCGGTCCATCACGCCGAGATCGTCCTGCTGGTAGTTGATGTGGAAGCCGAGGACCTTCTGGTAGTAGGCGACGCCGGCCGCGACGTCGGTGAGCGGCAGCTCGGGCAGCATCTGCATCAGTTGTCTCTGCCGCTCCTTCGGCTCGTCCGGCTCCTGGAAAGACTGCCCGAACCACAGCGTGTGTCCATCGGGATCGCGGACCTGGAACACACGCATCTTGATTCCGTTGAACCTCTCCAGGTCGCTCGGCTGGCCGCTGCGCTCCTCCACGTCGGTCCGCATGGCGACGACGTCGTCGGTCTCGAAGAACAGGACGGCCGCTCCGCGCGGGCGGCGCTGACCCGTGCTGTCGTGCGCGTGGTCCTCGGCGATCAGCTGGAGACGCGCGGGCCCGCGCACGGCCTCGGCTGCGGCCGGCTCGCCTGCCTGCCGAGGTGCTGCACGCGTGTCGAAGCCGAGCACGTCGCGATAGAACGCCGTGCTGCGCTCCAGGTCCGACACGACGAGGAGCCGGCTCACGGGGGAGACGATCGCCGGCTGAGCCTTCTCACGAGCCATCGTTCTCTCTCCTCACACCTGTCGCTTGAGCACCGTATCCAGATCGGCACGGCCGGTCGGGAGTGCCACGCCGGCGGCCGACGCGCCCGCCGCGAGCAGCGCCTCGACCGACTCCGGCGTCGTGCGCGCCGTCCAGTACGAGTCCACGCACGCCTTGACGGCCAGCGCTAGCGGCGTGCGTCCCTTGGGATCGGGTGATTCCGCCGGTGATCCGCGCGCGATGAGGAGCCTCACGATCGCGGGACGGCCGCGCCACGCGGCGACATGGATGGCGAGGCTGCCCGGCGGCTCGTCGTAGTAGAGGTCGCCCGCCGCGAACGGCGCGGCCACGTCCACGCCCAGGTCCAGGAGCCGGCGGACGCCTGCCACGTTGCCGGTGCCGGCGAACCAGGCCAGAAGGTCGCCGCCCATCGCCTTCAGCTCTCGGACCAGCTTCGGCTCCTTCGCGGCGATCTCGCGGCCGGCAGCGTCGTCCCGGGCACACGCCGCGATCAGGCGGTCCACGCCGTCGAGCGCCAGGCGAATGCCCCGCTGCGCGAGCAGCTCGAGCACGTCGCCCCGGCCGCGGCGCGCGGCGCGGGCCGCGGCCGACAGGCCGTCCTTCGTGACCGACGGGTTCGCTCCATGGTCGAGGAGCAGCGCGATCATGTCGAGGCCGTTGTCGCGCATCAGCGCGTGGTGGAGCGGCTGCCAGCCACGCGCGCTCGGCAGGTTGGGTTCGGCGCCGTGCTCGAGCAGCCACCGGGCGCCCTCGATGTCGTGCCAGTCGTGCTTGCGGACGAGCATGACCGAGAGATTCTCGGGCGTGACCCTTCCCGTCTCGACCAGCAGCCGCATCGCGGCGTTGTCGTAGGTCTCGGGGGAGTGGTACACGGTCTCCCCGTCGTTCGGGTCGGCGCCCCGCTCGAGCAGCAGGCGCGTCAGGTTCGCGTGGTGCGCGACGCCGGCGGCGCCGTAGAGCGCGGTCTCCCAGTCCGGGAACGGATCGGTGCTCCGGAACCCGCTGTTGGGGTCCGCGCCGGCGTCGAGCAACGCGGTGGCCGCCCGGAGGAAGGCGTCCGAACGTGCCAGGTCCAGCCGCAGGTACTTGGACAGACAGAGGTGCACGAGCGCGTTCGCACCGTAGGGCTTCGATGTGGCCGTGGCGTTCGCCGGATCGCGCTCCAGCCACCGGCGTACAGCGACGTCGTGTCCCAGGATCGCGGCGACGTGGATGTCGGCTTCGGCGAGGTCCGGGTGCGCGGCGAAGATGGCCTCGGCGTCGGCCAGCGTGCCGTTCCAGGTCGCGGCGCGGATGAACGCGACGCGCGCGTCTTCGCCGGTCGTCGTCAAGTCTCTACCATCATCTCGTGGCCGCTCCGGCCGCCGGCGGCGTGAGCGGCGGCATCGTCCGCGCCGGGCCGATGCGGTGCGCCTCGATGGTCTGGAAGTTCCGGGTCCAGGTGTGTCCCTCGTCGGTCGAGCGGTCGGCGTTCCACGAGAAGTGATCCGGACCGATGTTGTAGTAGCGGATGCGCCACAGGGACGGCGTCGGGCCGCCCACGCCGAACCGCTGCTCGATGTGCATCTCCCCGCCGGCCAGCCGGCCGGTGCCGGCGTCCACGAGGCCGCTGCCCTGGTCCAGCGAGACCAGCTCCCATCGGTCCAGGGCGGAGTTGTAGACCCGCAGCGTGGTGGTCACGTAGATCGTGCTGCCGCTGTCGCCCAGGATGCGGTACTCGTCGTATACGTGCCCGCCCACGGCCAGACGCACGGCGCTCCAGCGCCCACCGAAGGTGCCGTACTGCCTGCTGACCGCCGTGAACTCCCAGTCGCCCAGGAGGTAGTCGAAGTCGCCTTTGTGCTGCTCGTAGAGGGCGCGCCGTTCCGCGGGCGTGCGCGGCGCGGCGGACTGGGCCCGAAGCGGCGTGACCAGCGCCAGCACGGAGCCGGCCAGAAGCAGGCGAAAACGCATCTCGACCTCGCGTTTGGTGGAGCCGCGAAGCTGGGGGTTGGGGAATGCGCAGTCCAACCGGATGCGGCGAGCGGCGCACCAGGTGCGGTGAGCGGTACCGGCTACGCGCGAGGCGCGGGCGAGCGGAGGCGCGAGCGCACCTGGGCGAGGCGCCGGCGGCTCACCGGCAGACGGGTACCGTCCTTGAGGACGACCGCCGAGCCGGCGCGGGCATCGCCGACCTCGAAATCGCGCACCTGGTCGAGCCGCACCATCGCGCGCCGGTGGACCCGGGCGAAGCGCGCGGCGTCGAGCCGAGACTCGAGCGCGGCGAGTGTGGTCCGCAGGCGGTAGCGCACCGCGCCGGAGTGGATCACGGCGTGATCATCCTGGGCCTCGATCCAGTCAATCTCGCCCGCCTCGAGCAGCCGCTCGCCCTTCGCGGTGGGCACCGCCACGAGCCGGGTGGTGCGCGCCTGCCGGATCCGCCGGCGGACGCGCTCGATGGTGGCGCGGAAGCGAGCGTCCGACAGCGGCTTCACGAGGTAGTCGAGCGCCTGCGCCTCGAAGGCGCGGACCGCGTAATCATCGTGCGCGGTGACGAACACGGTGGCCGGCATGTGCTCGGCGCCGTGGATCCGGATCACGTCGAGCGCGCCGAGACCGGGCATCTGGACGTCGAGGAAGACGAGGTCGGGGGCGAGGGTGGCCAGGGCGCGCAGGGCCTCGCGGCCGTCGCGGCACTCGCCCACCACGACGATGTCGCGGTGCGGCGCCAGCATCTGGCGTACGCCACGGCGGGCCAGCGGCTCGTCGTCCACGATCAACGCGCGGATCTCAGCCACGCGTGGACTCGGGGCCGGGCAGCTCGCGATAGGGCAGGCGGATCGTCGCGGCCGTGCCGCCGGACACGGTCGGTGCGAGGGTGAGCCGGCCGCGGTCGCCGTAGAGCGTGGCGAGGCGCTCGCGCGTGTTGGCGAGGCCGACGCCGGTGCCCTCGACGGCCGGGCCCTCCGGCGCCGCGCCCTCGTCAGTGACGGAGAGTACGAGTTCGTTTCCCTCGCGGCGCGCCGCGATCGTGAGCAGCGTCTCGCCCACGCGCCGCGCGAGCCCGTGGCGCAGGGCGTTCTCGACCAGCGGCTGGAGGACGAACTCCGGCACCGCGGCGCCGAGCAAGGCGGCGTCCGCCGCGATGACCGAACGCAGCCGGTCGGCGAAGCGGATCTCCTCGATGGCCAGGATCTGGCGCACGAAGTCCAGCTCCTCGGCCAGCGGCACTTCGGGGGGCCGGTCGGTGCGCACGATCCGCCGGAGGATCTCGCCCAGGTGCTCGAGCATCCGCGTGGCGGTCGCTGTGTCGCGGTCGCGGACGATCACGGTGACGGCATTGAGGCTGTTCAGCAGGAAGTGCGGCTGCATCTGCATGCGCAGGGCGCCGAGCCGGGCGTCGGCGAGCTGCGCCGAGAGGCGCGCGGCCTGGGTCTCGCGCTGCCGCGCCTCGGCGAAGTAGAACGTCGCGTGCTCGACGCCGAGCACGGCGAAGTAGACCGCGACGCCGAACGGCAGCGAGGTGAGGAACCAGCCGGCCAGGGTCGCGCCGTACGGGGTGGAGCGCATCAGCAGCAGGCTGAGGGCAATGCCGGTGGACGACCAGGCCGCGCAGAGCAGGATCGCGGCCGCGAGGTGGAGGCTCACCCGCCGCGCGCTCAAGCGGAGCGGGTACCGCCGCGCCAGCCAGAACACCGCCGGCGTCAGCAGGGCGTAGATGAGCCAGTCGCCGCCCTGCCACGCGATCTGCGGCCACGCGGGCGGCTCGTTCGCCAACCGCGCCTGGGCGTACGCCTGGAACGCGGCGAGGATCGCCGGGCCGAGCCAGGCGGCGGAGACCAGGGGCCACACGCGAGGGAGCTGCCGGTATCCGGCGGACATGGCGGACAAGATAGCGTGCCTGCGTGAGGATGGCGGGCAGCTACGGCGTCGGCGGATCCTTCAGTCCGGCGTCCACCGCGCGGCGCGCCTCGAGCAGCAGATCCACGTCCTTCGCGGCGTCGAACGCGAGGCCAAGGTCCGTCGTGACGCTCTCCACGGTTCCGGATCCGGCGTGCAGGCGGAGCAGGCTCAAGCGGATGGTCTCGATCGCGGCAACGGTGCGCGCTAGCCGAGCGCGCACGGCATCCCGCTCGCTCTGCACCGCGTCGAGGGCCTCGTCGTGCCGGCCGGCGATGAGCTCCGTGCTGGTCGTCTCGCCGTCGCTGGTCTCACCGCCGCCGCTCCCGGCGCCGGCCGCGGCCTCCGCCAGCGCCTCGTGCCGCTTCCGCAGCCGCTGGGCGTCGGCCTCCAGGCGGTGGATCACGTCGGGGAGGTCGCCGAGATGCTGCCGCGCTTCCTTCGGCAGGTCCTGGTAGAGCTGCTCCGCGGCCATCCCGACCGACAGCTCCGTCGGCCGGTGGGTGGCGGAGGAGGCGAGGAGCCGGCGTGGCGTGACAAGCCCCGCGGCCCGAAACACCGACTGACCGAACGAGCCGGTCCACAGGTTCTCGTAGAACTCGACGTCCACGTCTCGCCGTCCCTGGAGCATTGACAGGGATGTCAGCAGAGCCGTCGGGCCCACGACGGCTCCGATCTGCATCATGATCACGGTGACGTCGGGGAACAGCCCCTCTGCATTCGCGCTCAACAGCCCCGCCAGGAGGCTGAACCAACCGAGCGCCGACACCCAGCGGAGGGCCCGCTCGACGAACGACGCCTCGACGCCGGAGTCCAGCGCTCGCTCCTCAGCCTGACGCTCGCCCTCGGACTCGAACGCGGGCTTCAGGTCCGCGTATCCAAACCCGAGCTTCAGGAGCCGGCGCGCGCGGTTGATGAGCACGGCGATCGGAACCATCAGTCCGCCAATGAGAAGTCCGGCCGTGGCCGGCACCGGGAGGATCGAGGAGCCGAGGACCGCGGCGCCGCCGAAGAGCAGCAACGGATAGAGGACCGCAACCGGACCGTCGAGCCGTCCGCCGCGCTTGACGAAGACGCGCAACGCCATGGGCAGCTCGCGTCGCTGCTCGAGGAGGGCGCCCAACTCCTCGGCGACGGCCTCGGCGCTCTTGGGCCGGTGCGAGGGCCGTTTCGCCATGCAGCGCTCCACCGTCTGCGCCAGCTTCCGCGGCAGGGGACCGGCGGCCGTGGCGAGCGGCTTGGGGAGCGCGTTGACCTGCTTCGCCAGCACCTCGGTCGCGGTGCGGCCGTGGAAGGGGAGCGTCCCCGAGATCGCGAAATACGCCGTCACGCCGAACGCGTACAGGTCGCTGCGGGCATCCACCGGCTTGCCCAGCGCCTGCTCGGGGCTCATGAACTCGGGGGTGCCCGAGATCTCTCCGGCGTTGCTCTCTTCGGCGGCGGCGATGCCGAAGTCCGCGACCAGCGCCCGCCCCGAGCCGTGCTCCAGGAGGATGTTGTCGGGCTTCACGTCCCGGTGCACCACCCCGTGGGCGTGCGCGTGCGCGAGCGCCCACGCCACCTCGCGCAGGACGCGGGCCGCCTCCGACGGCGGCAACGGCCCATGAGTGCGTACCCGGTCGGAGAGCGTCTCACCGTCCACGTACGCCATCGCGAAGAAGACGAAGTCTCCCACCTCGTCCACCGCGTGGATCGGGATGATGTTGGGGTGCGACAACTTCGCGGAGGTGCGCGCCTCCTGGAGGAAGCGCGCCTTCTGCCGCTGGTTGGCCGCGCGCTCGGGCGGGAGCAGCTTGATGGCGACCGGGCGGTCGAGGTCCACTTCGTTGGCGAGATAGACGATGCCCATCCCCCCGCGCCCCAGCTCGCGGTCGAGCGAGTAGCGGCCGGCGACGGCGGCCTGGAAGGCCAGGAACAGGGGATCGGGAGCCGCGGGCACGAGCGCCGCCTTCTTTCGCCCCGCCGAGATGGAGTGCCGCAGGGCGCCTTCCAGTATGCAGCGTTGGCCGCGCCGCGAGCAACGCGGCGGCCGGCCTAGAACTCGAACTGCTCGATCCGCCGGAGCGCGACCCGGAGCGGCACGACGGTCGCCGCGACGCACACCGCCACGACCAGCAGGAAGGCCGCGACCATCAGCGGCGAGACGACCAGCGGCTGCCGGTCGAAGGCCGTGCGCAGGTAGCGGTACACGGGCACCGACTCGATCACGATCACCAGCGCCAGCAGCGCCACCGTCGCCATCATGAACACCAGGCCGCCGAAGCTGGTCGGGATCTGCGCCGCGTTCTCGGTCTCGAACTGCGGGTAGAGGGCGCCGAAGGCCAGCGCCAGCGCGCTGATCGCGAGCGTGAGCAGCACGATGGTCCCGATGCCCACGGCCATCATGAACGGGCTCGCCTTGAGGATCACGTTGGTGAGAATGGTGATGGCCAGCGCCAGCACCAGGAGCGGAACGGTGCCCACCCAGTACTTCGACCACAGCAGCGCCTTCAGCTCCAGCGGGCTCGAGCGCAGCAGCCACATCTGCCGCCCCTCGAGGCTCACCGCCGGGAAGATGAACCGCGCGGCGATCGATGCGAGCACGAAGCCGGCCAGTCCCAGGTTCAGGAACGACACCACCGACACCAGGTAGAAGGGCACCTGCTCGCCGCGGAACAGCGGCAGCGCGCGGATGTTGAACAGGTACACCAGCAGCAGCGCCGCCAGCAGGATGAGCTGGCTCCACTGGGTCGTGTCGCGGAAGAACAGCTTGAGGTCCTTGACGATGAACTCGCGGCGCGAGGCCCCGAGCGGGCGCAGCACGCGGCCGAGCGC contains the following coding sequences:
- a CDS encoding ankyrin repeat domain-containing protein, with product MTTTGEDARVAFIRAATWNGTLADAEAIFAAHPDLAEADIHVAAILGHDVAVRRWLERDPANATATSKPYGANALVHLCLSKYLRLDLARSDAFLRAATALLDAGADPNSGFRSTDPFPDWETALYGAAGVAHHANLTRLLLERGADPNDGETVYHSPETYDNAAMRLLVETGRVTPENLSVMLVRKHDWHDIEGARWLLEHGAEPNLPSARGWQPLHHALMRDNGLDMIALLLDHGANPSVTKDGLSAAARAARRGRGDVLELLAQRGIRLALDGVDRLIAACARDDAAGREIAAKEPKLVRELKAMGGDLLAWFAGTGNVAGVRRLLDLGVDVAAPFAAGDLYYDEPPGSLAIHVAAWRGRPAIVRLLIARGSPAESPDPKGRTPLALAVKACVDSYWTARTTPESVEALLAAGASAAGVALPTGRADLDTVLKRQV
- a CDS encoding serine/threonine-protein kinase, yielding MPAAPDPLFLAFQAAVAGRYSLDRELGRGGMGIVYLANEVDLDRPVAIKLLPPERAANQRQKARFLQEARTSAKLSHPNIIPIHAVDEVGDFVFFAMAYVDGETLSDRVRTHGPLPPSEAARVLREVAWALAHAHAHGVVHRDVKPDNILLEHGSGRALVADFGIAAAEESNAGEISGTPEFMSPEQALGKPVDARSDLYAFGVTAYFAISGTLPFHGRTATEVLAKQVNALPKPLATAAGPLPRKLAQTVERCMAKRPSHRPKSAEAVAEELGALLEQRRELPMALRVFVKRGGRLDGPVAVLYPLLLFGGAAVLGSSILPVPATAGLLIGGLMVPIAVLINRARRLLKLGFGYADLKPAFESEGERQAEERALDSGVEASFVERALRWVSALGWFSLLAGLLSANAEGLFPDVTVIMMQIGAVVGPTALLTSLSMLQGRRDVDVEFYENLWTGSFGQSVFRAAGLVTPRRLLASSATHRPTELSVGMAAEQLYQDLPKEARQHLGDLPDVIHRLEADAQRLRKRHEALAEAAAGAGSGGGETSDGETTSTELIAGRHDEALDAVQSERDAVRARLARTVAAIETIRLSLLRLHAGSGTVESVTTDLGLAFDAAKDVDLLLEARRAVDAGLKDPPTP
- a CDS encoding VOC family protein, with translation MAREKAQPAIVSPVSRLLVVSDLERSTAFYRDVLGFDTRAAPRQAGEPAAAEAVRGPARLQLIAEDHAHDSTGQRRPRGAAVLFFETDDVVAMRTDVEERSGQPSDLERFNGIKMRVFQVRDPDGHTLWFGQSFQEPDEPKERQRQLMQMLPELPLTDVAAGVAYYQKVLGFHINYQQDDLGVMDRDDVTLLLIERGDHHTGIGSCGVYVRDADALYAELVARGAKVLGEPVSRPWGLRDFRVLDLEGNRITFSQPFE
- a CDS encoding response regulator — encoded protein: MAEIRALIVDDEPLARRGVRQMLAPHRDIVVVGECRDGREALRALATLAPDLVFLDVQMPGLGALDVIRIHGAEHMPATVFVTAHDDYAVRAFEAQALDYLVKPLSDARFRATIERVRRRIRQARTTRLVAVPTAKGERLLEAGEIDWIEAQDDHAVIHSGAVRYRLRTTLAALESRLDAARFARVHRRAMVRLDQVRDFEVGDARAGSAVVLKDGTRLPVSRRRLAQVRSRLRSPAPRA
- a CDS encoding histidine kinase translates to MSAGYRQLPRVWPLVSAAWLGPAILAAFQAYAQARLANEPPAWPQIAWQGGDWLIYALLTPAVFWLARRYPLRLSARRVSLHLAAAILLCAAWSSTGIALSLLLMRSTPYGATLAGWFLTSLPFGVAVYFAVLGVEHATFYFAEARQRETQAARLSAQLADARLGALRMQMQPHFLLNSLNAVTVIVRDRDTATATRMLEHLGEILRRIVRTDRPPEVPLAEELDFVRQILAIEEIRFADRLRSVIAADAALLGAAVPEFVLQPLVENALRHGLARRVGETLLTIAARREGNELVLSVTDEGAAPEGPAVEGTGVGLANTRERLATLYGDRGRLTLAPTVSGGTAATIRLPYRELPGPESTRG
- a CDS encoding alpha/beta fold hydrolase; its protein translation is MDATPRARLVTARSMLAAALLVAAAPLPAQAPPLRVEPYTVRSYDGRSEQAELGKLTVPESRGRPGAATVTLAFLRLKSTSSTPASPIVFLMGGPGIPATVMAPIPPYFELFERLRATADVILVDQRGNGRSSPSLDCPAPLSPPDADLLTSRAALVEAYRRAYVACAAYWRGRGVEPRDFGLNASADDLDDLRRALGAERLSLLAFSYGTRLALDYARRHPSRLDHMVLQGPETPDLRYRSPAQLDALFGRLADFAAADSASAPFSTDLRGRLAALLAALARVPDTVRVRSPGGDSVNLAVGPEGLAAIVAEHEADPRLPALVATLERGDTRLLAQRAAAIYAGVASGGGSLMARAAECSTPASDARVAAVAHEAAGSLLGVPYDDGVVIRAFCSSLGMAGRPWRDAGPGPRAFRGPALVIVGDLDTQTPMSNAAVVARALPGSATLVVANGKHELLTQSVVQDAVADFFAGHDASGRRLRVDPPRFLSIQEALQPPRRPGS